Within the Vigna angularis cultivar LongXiaoDou No.4 chromosome 10, ASM1680809v1, whole genome shotgun sequence genome, the region CTGAAGATGCGATTCATATATTCCATGAACACTGCTGGAGCGTTCGTTACTGCGAATGGCATCACCACGTACTCATAATGCCCATAACGAGATCTGAACActgtcttctggatgtcttcCTCCTTAACtctgatttgatgatatccagatCTCAAATCAATTTTCGAGAATACTGCGGCCCCGTGCAGTTGATCCAACAAATCATCTATCCTTGGCAACgagtacttgttcttgatggtcagcagTTTTAATTGACTGTAATCTATACACAACCGCGAGctgccatctttcttcttcaccaataGTACAGGCGCTCCCCATGGTGATACGCTCGGCCTAATGAACTGTTTTtccatcaactcttcaatctgctccttgagttcagctaactcCGCAGGCGACATCCGATAAGGCTGAACAGAGATAAGAGCTACCATCGTCACCAAATCAATGGTGAATTCAACTTCGCGAGGAGGGGGAAGCCCAGGTATTTCTTCCGGAAAGACGTCCGGAAATTCGTCCACAACCGATCGTCCTTCACTGTATTTGTCCTTGGACGATCGTTCAAAACTCACATTTCCAACTTCCCTATCTTCGTGCGTCATTATGATAAAACAGCTGGCGCCCTCCATAATATCTTCTTTCAGTTGACCGAGCATCACTAACaattcctcttcttcttcaccaggaaAAATTAATTCCTTCTTACCACAATCTATAAGGATGCGATtggtagccaaccaatccattcctaaaatcacctccaaaccttgaagaggtaagcaaATGAGATTGACTTCTCCAGTACTTTGGCTCTCTCCACCATGGCAGGAAATGACCGAATGCATAAACTCGAGATCAACACCTTCAGGTCGCTCCTTAGTCCATTCTCGAACTTCCTACACTGCCACTCTTCACTAGTGGCCATAGTGTTGAACCTCAATAACTGCTTGAAAGTATTGGTGTACTCCGATACAGACTTTCCCCCTTGTATCAATTGAAGGAACTCCACTTCCTTGGCGTAGCGAACGCTGTCTGGAAAATActcttcataaaatttatttctgaaAACCTCCCAAGTGATGGGGGCGTGAGCGTCCGTCAGTATAGTCTTCAcgctcgcccaccagtggctGGCCTCACCAGTCAACAGATATTCTGTAAACGCCAACCTGTTGTCATCAGGGCACCTCTTTGCATTATAGATCTTTTCCATGTCCCGCAGCCACTGATCTGCCTCATCAGGAAGGCACTTTCCGTTAAACTTGGCGGGATGATGTTGAAGAAAGCTTTCCAAACTCCATTCAGCATGTTGGGTAGCGTTAGAAGAGGACGCTCCCGGTGTGTTTCTGGTAGCGGCAAGGATATCCATCAGTTGCTTTTGTGTAGCTTCAGAGTTGGCGCGAGCGGC harbors:
- the LOC128194416 gene encoding uncharacterized protein LOC128194416; this translates as MGADGSEPLEEALEEENLEDASLVDVEPFGFLNPVLIEQMAPRLPPPPQPSEPDTTNNTRLLETVIERLQQQNALLMEQNPAAQQSLEAARANSEATQKQLMDILAATRNTPGASSSNATQHAEWSLESFLQHHPAKFNGKCLPDEADQWLRDMEKIYNAKRCPDDNRLAFTEYLLTGEASHWWASVKTILTDAHAPITWEVFRNKFYEEYFPDSVRYAKEVEFLQLIQGGKSVSEYTNTFKQLLRFNTMATSEEWQCRKFENGLRSDLKVLISSLCIRSFPAMVERAKVLEKSISFAYLFKKKRNC